The genomic window TCTGCAAGACGTCGAAAGATATAACCATTATCGAATTCTCCTGCCAACCACTGCTTTTTGAGCCGGTAACCTTCTGAACACTTTTTATCCGAAAAAGCACAACAAATATGCTCACCTTCGATACTTTCCTTCGTCAAATTAACATATGCCATTGTAACGTTTTTTACCTTCTCGAAATAGCTGACGTAAGGGCCGAGGCTTTCAATGTAGCGATCAAATCGGTCGGCAAATTAACTTTAAGAGATACCCTAAGCTCAATGAAGCGGCCTTGCTTTTATTTTTTTAACACGAAGAGGAAAACAGTCTTCGACCTATAGCTTCTCCAGATTTTAGACAAACATCCGGATCTGATTGAAAGAGTAGTTCAGATGTTAAAACCGGTGCGCCGCAATAATCGAAAATACCGTGATTAATCTGAGTTTTCATAGCACCGTAATATCCATGTCTTGCATAAGTGCGCATATCCGCTCCTGCAATGGAGACAATATGAACAGGCAAATGTCGCATCTTTTTTACAAGTCTCTCAGAGGAGGTGTCATCGTAAGCCCAACCATTTGTGAAAACACGATCGATCCATCCTTTTAACAAGGCCGGAAACGACCACCAATAAACAGGATGAACCAGCACAAGTGCGTCAGCGCGGCTGATTCTTCCCTGTTCGGCAATAATATCGGGGGTAGGATCAGCTTCTCTATGCAGAATGGAAATATCTTGCACTGTAAAACAGGGATCAAACCCTTCGGCGGCAAGATCAGCAATTTCTGAAGTGTTATCTTTGTCAGCTGCAGAAACCCCTTTAACGATCTGCGATGCAATACTATGTGTCAGTGATTTTGGATTTGGATGAGCAATAACAATGAGGGCATGCATGCGTTTACTCCTCGAGATTTGGTTTGCAATAATCTTGAGCGACTGGTAGTTCGGCTGCAGGTCACTTAGCGCGTTTATTCTCATTCGAGAGTTCATCAACAAGATACTCAACAGCTTTCTCAAGTTGCAAATCGTGTCCAGAGCAATACCGAATATCAAACGGGACTTCAATATCTGGCGCAACCCCAACCCCTTCCAAGTTGACTCCATCGATGCGAAAACTCTGCACAGCAAGAAAGAGCATATCGTTATTGGATAAGGGAAATAGACGTCCTCCGAGAGTCTTCCCTGGCGTCCGCTCTCCGATTACAGTTACCATGGGATAATTCTTGGCACCGAATGCAAGTAACTCCTTTCCACTTCGGCTAAATGCATTCACTAAATAGACAGCCGGTTTTCTCCATTGCGAATCGACAGTGGATTTCCTTCCATCTCTGTCAATGGTCTCAATGGTTGGAATATTCCGATTAAAAATGTTGAGATAATACGGCCATGCCCCCCCCAAGCCATACCGTAAATCAATGATCAAGGCATCCGCCTTTTTTAGCGCTCCCCATGCAATAGCATCGAGTAATCCCTTATGGTACTCGTCTCCCGCATAGGAATAGATGTGAATATAACCAATGTGATTTCCCGCTCTTTCTATAATACGGATACTGGCTTTTTGTGCATCCAGCATTTCTTGTTTGGGATTGACAAGAACTGGTTTCATAACGATTTTGAAAGGCTCGGCCTGCTCCTTTCTTCTGATCTCAAACGAGACATCGGTCCCTACAAGCGGACGCAAAGAAGCGATTGGTGTATAAGGATTTCCATTGACAGACAAGATCTCATCACCTTTCAACAGTCCGGCTTTTTCGGCAATGCTTTCAGAAAAGACAGAAACAACATATACCCGTTCTTTGAAAGATTGAGTCATAATGCCGACCGTAGGATATAGCAAGTCCTGGTCCTGAAACAGAGCTCCAATGTCCGGGGACTCAGAAAATAGCGCGGATAAATGAAAATATTCATAATCCTCTGGCGTTAAATAATAAGTATGGGAAGCGTTCAACTCTCGAAGCATGGCATTCACGAGAGCAGAAAATGCTTTTCGGGTAGAAACTTGCGGCAGCTTCTTGCGATAAGTATTTTTGATGGCCGGGAAATCCTGATTAATCCGGACAGAATCATAAAAATGTTCTTCGACGATCTCGACTATCTCCTCGAATAGATCAGAGTAGGAGTATAGTGCCTTTGCTGAGGCCTCAGAAGATACTCCTAAAAACATCAGACACGCGCTGATTGCCAGAATAATGCCCCGATTTTTCATTGTATGTTTCTTTGTTGTCCCTAACGTCCCTCTTAAGCAGTGGATCCACTACGCCCCATGTGATTGTCAGACTTTAATTTCTTACTGTGTTGCGCAATGAATGCATCGGCCACCAGACGCAGTACCATCAATGGCTATCTGTTCAATAATTCTGAATAGAAATGCTTTTTGCAAAATCCGCTTGGCTCCCGCATCCGCCTTATTGCTTTGTCAGCTTCCGAACGCTCGCCACATCGCGAACAACAACGGGACACTTGCAGCCAAGGTTAATACAACAATAGGTCCGATGACATAGAACTTTCTTCTGTCAACAAACCCACCCTGAATCGATTTATATAACACCAGCGATGCGGTCGGTAGCACCATCAAAACAGCGGTTCCTGTACCCGGAGCGTATTCTTGTACCAGGATAGAAGTCAATATATGGGGAAAGAATACATTAAGGAACATTGCAAAAGCGTACCCCGTGAAGAAATATGTCCAAAGCCCTTTTTTTCCACTCCGAATCGAAAGGTAAAAAGATAGGTAAGCAAGTACGGTAAGGAACACAACAGCAAAGGTGAACTCCGACGATGAAACTTCTATACCTACTGGATTAGACCACGAAGGAAGGAAAAGAGCTTCTTCGATATTATGCATCGTTACTGCAACTATGAATAACAATGCGCAAGTTTTGAAATTCAACCTTGACATGACTACTGCTCATTGGAAGCTACTATTAAGCAAAGGGTCCGGATGGATAAAATACGGATGTCTTGTTATGTATTTTCTGCCTTTCGATAGGATAATATTGGACAATGAAAAATCTATCACGAACGGATTACACCGTGAAGGAAAAGAGCCCTCTCGGTATTATGCATTGATTTCTCTATTACTTGGCCTTGATTTTGAATTGCATTACAATGTCCATATCCTTGAGAATATGATGATCTCGTATCTCAAAGATACATGGCTTTGATTTACCTACATTCCTGGTTTTCTTTATCCGTTCTTTCATCTCTTTATCGATGGGAAGCGTATATATCTGTTCTATAAGTCTTTCCGGGAAGTAGACCGTCGCCTGCATGTAACCTTTCCAGGCAGACATCCATACAATTGTTTTTTTCTTTTTCTGAACTTTACATAGCCAAGCCCTGGCATCGTTATAGTATCTCCATTCATACTGCATCTGGTGCCGGTCATAGAGGCCCAGCAACTCACAATAGGCTGCATAAGACTTCCCCAGTACGGTTTTCAATAGTCGTTCATCCGGGTAAAGAGATTTGTCGGTAAGTTCAATGTTGCTTATTGTTTCCATTTATGGCACCCATGTGATAATACCTTCATTTTGGTTTTGCTTCTCCCATCGCCAAAATCCCTCTATACTGCGAACACCATCCTCAATTACAGCTTTGTATATTTGAATAGACATAACCTTTTTATCGGTTGGAATTGCTTTTTTTATTCGAAGAATTGCCTCACGAGTCTCTTTTGTTAAAACTTTAGAAATACGTTCAGCCACTCTCTCAAAATAACCGGCATAGGGTGACTCGTTTAATATATGAATCATGTCTATCTGCCATGAATTGCCGTTTTGATCATCATAAAAAGCATGCCACTCAATGCACTTATCTTCGGCATCCAGTAAGTTTGAATAACTAACGGTTTTAATACGCTTGTTTTCTGCAAGTCCGGATATCGCTAAAAAGCTATCGGAAAGATTGAATGGGTTTGTATAAATATGAAAATCGATGTCTCGATTATTTATCAGTAAGCCTGTTTTAAGTGAGCCGACAAGATTAATGGTTGCCCCAATAGAAGACCAATGATTGATTACACCGGTCTCATCAATGACAGACCAAGCTTCTTCTTCTATTTGTTTTGCCGTCTCCAAAATATCTTCCATGAATTTTAACTCCTTCAGTTCGAAGTCGAACGCTTAACCCAGGGTTTTCGAAGTGCGAAGCAAGGAACGAACTCAGCTTTTGCAAACCCCGTAGCGTGATGTCATCTATTACTTATTTCCAATAACAGTTATTAAACCATTTTCAACCGTTGAATCTATTTTTTCAAAGCCGCATTGCGATAATTGAGCGTTTACCCAATCTTCCGACAAACGTAATTTTCGGTAGAAACTCTTAAAAAGCTCCCATACTCCGGATGATTTTTTATATACGAGATCATGAACCTTCACTTTTTCAAGCTCATACTCAAGAAAGCATGTGAAAATAATAGTATCATCACTTTTGACTGGCAGAAATCTATCTAAATCTTTCAATTCATGAGTTAAGTCTCGAAAAGTTATAATAAATTTTCCACCAGGCTCTAAAACTTTAAAAACTTTAGCAAAAAGAGACGTGACTTTTTCTTTTGATTCCAAGTGAACAATTGTATCTGTCATGCAAACGATTAGTTCGGCGTTTGATTTTACAACGTTATCGAAATCAATTAAATCCCCTTCTATCGTTCTTATATCAAGCTTTTCCGAATTATCCCTTAGCTCTTGTAAAAGTTTGGCATCTATATCGAATGATGTAACAGAATATCCCGCTTCAGCCAAAGGGATCGATTGAAAGCCACAGCCTGCGCCTAAATCAACAGCAATCCCAGAGCCTCTGGGAGCAAGCTTGTGTTTATTGATAAATTCAATATTACGCTGGATTCCGGCCTCGAACCCACCAAACATCCATGAATAGACATCAGAAAGCACTTCATCATAATGTTCTTTAACACTTGCCATTTTTTAATCCTTTATACTTTGTCATTAAGCAAGTCAACAATTTCAGATTTCACAAAAAGAATAAACTTTGCTGTCTGGTCCGCACGTGAGGCAAGATGGTCTTCACCGTAACCAAGATAGGCTTGCCGAGCCTCAAATAATATGGATTGATGTTCGACGGGCAAACGCGCTATCAACCACCCGGCAGCGATGTCCTTAGACGCAATCTTTCCAGTTACAGCGCTGTACCATATGCGGGCCAATGTGAGCACCACATTCCGCTCATCACCTGCCCGGTCCGGGGGTGACACATACTGATCCAGGGTATCGACGAGCGCCCTAAAAAAATCACCTTTAGGCACCGGATCGAAAAAATCTTCGGCCGCCGGGCCCGTCAAGGGAAGACTGTGCTGCCTTGCTTTCATCAACAGAAGCGCCAGATCAGAATCAATGACAGCTGGCTCGAAGATACCTGAAAGAATATCTTTCCGCAGCCATTCTCCAAACTGCAGTTCTCGTCTGGCCGGATAACGCCAAGGGACTACCTCAGTCTTTACAACAACGGTGACCTCCAGAGCTCGAAGTATCTCGCTTTTGCCGGGTGGCGCTGAGATCTTCAGCAAATCAAGCAAAAGAGCCTGTCGGGAAGTTTCT from Prosthecochloris marina includes these protein-coding regions:
- a CDS encoding S41 family peptidase encodes the protein MKNRGIILAISACLMFLGVSSEASAKALYSYSDLFEEIVEIVEEHFYDSVRINQDFPAIKNTYRKKLPQVSTRKAFSALVNAMLRELNASHTYYLTPEDYEYFHLSALFSESPDIGALFQDQDLLYPTVGIMTQSFKERVYVVSVFSESIAEKAGLLKGDEILSVNGNPYTPIASLRPLVGTDVSFEIRRKEQAEPFKIVMKPVLVNPKQEMLDAQKASIRIIERAGNHIGYIHIYSYAGDEYHKGLLDAIAWGALKKADALIIDLRYGLGGAWPYYLNIFNRNIPTIETIDRDGRKSTVDSQWRKPAVYLVNAFSRSGKELLAFGAKNYPMVTVIGERTPGKTLGGRLFPLSNNDMLFLAVQSFRIDGVNLEGVGVAPDIEVPFDIRYCSGHDLQLEKAVEYLVDELSNENKRAK
- a CDS encoding HXXEE domain-containing protein translates to MSRLNFKTCALLFIVAVTMHNIEEALFLPSWSNPVGIEVSSSEFTFAVVFLTVLAYLSFYLSIRSGKKGLWTYFFTGYAFAMFLNVFFPHILTSILVQEYAPGTGTAVLMVLPTASLVLYKSIQGGFVDRRKFYVIGPIVVLTLAASVPLLFAMWRAFGS
- a CDS encoding AadA family aminoglycoside 3''-O-nucleotidyltransferase, with protein sequence MNSSVPIEISKQVSLACNVIECHLGSTLQAIHLYGSALDGRLGPYSDIDLLVTIEAKPEETSRQALLLDLLKISAPPGKSEILRALEVTVVVKTEVVPWRYPARRELQFGEWLRKDILSGIFEPAVIDSDLALLLMKARQHSLPLTGPAAEDFFDPVPKGDFFRALVDTLDQYVSPPDRAGDERNVVLTLARIWYSAVTGKIASKDIAAGWLIARLPVEHQSILFEARQAYLGYGEDHLASRADQTAKFILFVKSEIVDLLNDKV
- a CDS encoding DUF3788 family protein; its protein translation is METISNIELTDKSLYPDERLLKTVLGKSYAAYCELLGLYDRHQMQYEWRYYNDARAWLCKVQKKKKTIVWMSAWKGYMQATVYFPERLIEQIYTLPIDKEMKERIKKTRNVGKSKPCIFEIRDHHILKDMDIVMQFKIKAK
- a CDS encoding NAD(P)H-dependent oxidoreductase produces the protein MHALIVIAHPNPKSLTHSIASQIVKGVSAADKDNTSEIADLAAEGFDPCFTVQDISILHREADPTPDIIAEQGRISRADALVLVHPVYWWSFPALLKGWIDRVFTNGWAYDDTSSERLVKKMRHLPVHIVSIAGADMRTYARHGYYGAMKTQINHGIFDYCGAPVLTSELLFQSDPDVCLKSGEAIGRRLFSSSC
- a CDS encoding class I SAM-dependent methyltransferase — translated: MASVKEHYDEVLSDVYSWMFGGFEAGIQRNIEFINKHKLAPRGSGIAVDLGAGCGFQSIPLAEAGYSVTSFDIDAKLLQELRDNSEKLDIRTIEGDLIDFDNVVKSNAELIVCMTDTIVHLESKEKVTSLFAKVFKVLEPGGKFIITFRDLTHELKDLDRFLPVKSDDTIIFTCFLEYELEKVKVHDLVYKKSSGVWELFKSFYRKLRLSEDWVNAQLSQCGFEKIDSTVENGLITVIGNK